The Raphanus sativus cultivar WK10039 chromosome 2, ASM80110v3, whole genome shotgun sequence genome includes a region encoding these proteins:
- the LOC108841085 gene encoding putative pentatricopeptide repeat-containing protein At1g28020 → MMRHTMKLLGQQARRIQPSNIAPISIRHAGTLVSPLRNNNPLLLRIATALDQKTPVVQALEQWREQGNQVKPSDLRCIIKKLQDSEHFSHALQISEWMSSHRVYTLFPEDVASRVLLIDTVLGLKEAERFFETIPETMKDYTVYTTLLTLYARNNNTLDKAEAVFEKMRDLGFLLKPTPYNLMLSLYSPLKRHGDVNNLLTEMEDNNVEPDDLTANHALLVYAAVSDIKAMEKFLSSNQRIKLEWGTCIDMAKAYLKSGSTEKSLAMLHRTELLVDCASRKPAYEALMSVYGDVGEREDVYRIWELHKNAGSSNEGYRAVISALSSIGDMEGAEVIYREWELGGLPFDASIPNTLISGYHALGMERRLRN, encoded by the exons ATGATGAGGCATACGATGAAACTTCTTGGCCAACAAGCAAGGCGGATTCAGCCTTCCAACATTGCTCCTATCTCCATTCGCCACGCAGGAACCCTAGTTTCTCCTCTCCGTAACAACAACCCTTTGCTACTTCGTATCGCTACAGCTCTAGATCAGAAGACACCAGTCGTTCAAGCCCTTGAGCAATGGCGAGAACAAGGTAATCAAGTGAAGCCTTCTGACCTAAGATGCATCATCAAGAAGCTCCAAGATTCCGAACATTTCTCCCATGCCCTCCAG ATATCAGAATGGATGAGTTCACATCGTGTCTATACTCTGTTTCCGGAAGATGTTGCATCTAGGGTTCTGTTGATAGACACTGTTCTAGGTCTGAAAGAAGCAGAGAGGTTCTTCGAAACCATCCCTGAGACCATGAAGGACTACACTGTCTACACAACTCTGTTAACTTTATACGCAAGAAACAACAACACTCTTGATAAAGCAGAAGCTGTTTTCGAGAAGATGAGAGATCTAGGTTTCCTCTTGAAACCTACCCCATACAACCTAATGCTATCTCTCTACAGTCCACTGAAACGCCACGGCGATGTCAACAACCTCCTGACCGAGATGGAAGACAACAACGTCGAGCCGGATGATCTCACAGCGAACCACGCACTCTTGGTCTACGCAGCTGTATCCGACATCAAGGCCATGGAGAAGTTCCTGAGCAGCAACCAGAGAATCAAACTGGAGTGGGGAACGTGCATCGACATGGCAAAGGCTTACTTGAAGTCAGGTTCGACTGAAAAGTCCTTGGCTATGCTGCATAGAACAGAGCTTTTGGTTGATTGTGCGTCAAGGAAGCCGGCTTACGAGGCGCTGATGAGTGTGTATGGAGAcgtgggagagagagaggatgtgTATAGGATTTGGGAGCTTCACAAGAACGCGGGTTCGAGTAACGAAGGGTATAGAGCTGTGATAAGCGCGCTCTCGAGTATAGGAGACATGGAAGGTGCAGAGGTGATATATAGAGAGTGGGAGCTTGGAGGTCTCCCGTTCGATGCTAGCATCCCTAATACTTTGATCTCTGGATATCATGCTTTGGGGATGGAGAGAAGACTAAGAAACTAA
- the LOC108842195 gene encoding myosin-14: MACTTVSVGSSVWVEDPEEAWIDGKVIEVNGNDIKVKCSSGKTVAVKVSNAYPKDVEAPASGVDDMTRLAYLHEPGVLENMKSRFDINEIYTYTGNILIAVNPFRRLPHLYSSHMMQQYKGAALGELSPHPFAVADAAYRQMKNQGISQSILVSGESGAGKTETTKLLMQYLADMGGRAVSEGRSVEKKVLESNPVLEAFGNAKTVRNNNSSRFGKFVEIQFDERGRISGAAIRTYLLERSRVCQVSDPERNYHCFYMLCAAPPEDIKKWKLADPRTFHYLNQSQCIDLERMDDSKEYHETRKAMDVVGINSEEQEAIFRVVAAILHLGNIEFGKGKEADSSAPKDEKSNYHLKTAAELFMCDEQALEDSLCKRVIVTRDESITKWLDPESAALSRDALAKTVYSRLFDWIVDKINNSIGQDPDSKYLIGVLDIYGFESFKTNSFEQFCINLTNEKLQQHFNQHVFKMEQDEYNKEEIDWSYIEFVDNKDILELIEKKPGGIIALLDEACMFPRSTHETFAEKMYQTFKDHKHFSKPKLSRTDFTICHYAGDVTYQTEQFLEKNKDYVVAEHQALLNASKCTFVSCLFPLLAEDANKKSKFSSIGTRFKQQLMTLLETLSTTEPHYIRCVKPNNLLKPLIFENQNVLQQLRCGGVMEAIRISCAGFPTRKHFEEFLERFSVLAPEVSDNSSDDVAGCKKLLEKVGLEGYQIGKTKVFLRAGQMADLDARRNEVLGRAATSIQRKFRSYLFRKNLMMLRKAAVNMQAVCRGQLSRHIYDRLRREAAVLEIQREIRMHLSRKSYKELYFAAVSIQSGIRGMVSRDELRFQRQNKAAIIIQSHCRKFLAQLHYRRLKKAAVTTQSAWRARLARKELRRLKTAAKETGALQAAKNKLEKQVEELTWRLQLEKRMRTDMEESKTQENAKLRSSLDEMKLQFKETKALLIQEMEAAKKTAEIVPVLQEVPVVDTELVEKLTSENERLKKQVSSLDQKIIETEEKFEKTRKLSEERLKQAVEAETTIVNLKKAVHELQEKILNVESENQILRQKSLLHTSGQLPPTPAKNSQNGHFSSKESLINGAEIETLARTQESDAKARSLQKERQHENVGALINCVTKNIGFNQGKPVAAFTIYKCLLHWKSFEAERTNVFDRLVQMIGSAIKDDDDNEHLAYWLSNTSTLLFMIQQSLKPGATQQRKPPVSTSLFGRMAMGFRSAPSSAETSAAAAAAAAAVIRPVEAKDPALLFKQQLTAYVEKIFGMIRDNLKNELQALLSLCIQAPRTSTGRSLRSAKSLGKDSPLEHWKGIIDGLYALLNTLKENFVPPVLIQKIFTQTFSFINVQLFNSLLLRRECCTFSNGEYVKSGLTLLEEWCAETKEEYAGSSWDELKHIRQAVGFLVIHKKFRISYDDIALDLCPILSVQQLYRICTLYWDDSYNTRSVSQDVISSMRVLMIEDSNDADSSAFLLDEDSSIPFTTEDLSSSMQDKDFAEMKPAEELEENPAFSFLL; this comes from the exons atg GCTTGTACAACAGTTAGTGTTGGCTCTTCCGTTTGGGTGGAAGATCCAGAGGAGGCCTGGATAGACGGTAAAGTTATTGAGGTCAATGGAAATGATATCAAGGTCAAATGTTCCTCCGGGAAGACG GTGGCTGTTAAAGTTTCAAATGCATACCCAAAAGATGTTGAAGCTCCAGCTTCTGGAGTGGATGATATGACAAGGCTAGCGTATTTACATGAACCAGGAGTCCTCGAAAATATGAAATCTAGATTTGATATCAACGAGATATAT ACTTACACAGGGAATATTCTGATTGCTGTTAACCCGTTTAGAAGATTGCCGCATCTTTACTCCAGTCATATGATGCAACAATATAAAGGTGCAGCCCTTGGAGAACTGAGCCCCCACCCGTTTGCTGTTGCGGATGCAGCTTACAG GCAAATGAAAAATCAGGGCATTAGTCAGTCAATTTTGGTAAGTGGTGAAAGTGGAGCAGGGAAGACCGAGACTACTAAATTGCTCATGCAGTATCTGGCGGACATGGGAGGTCGAGCTGTTTCTGAAGGAAGGAGTGTCGAGAAGAAAGTTTTAGAG TCCAACCCTGTTCTAGAAGCATTTGGAAACGCAAAGACTGTTAGGAACAACAATTCGAG TCGGTTTGGAAAATTTGTGGAGATTCAGTTCGATGAAAGGGGAAGGATATCGGGAGCTGCTATCAGGACTTATTTGTTAGAGAGATCGCGTGTTTGCCAGGTCTCAGATCCTGAGAGGAACTATCACTGTTTTTACATGCTTTGTGCTGCACCACCTGAG GACATTAAAAAATGGAAACTGGCGGATCCAAGAACATTTCATTACCTGAATCAGTCTCAGTGCATCGATCTGGAGAGAATGGATGATTCGAAGGAGTATCATGAAACTAGAAAGGCAATGGATGTTGTTGGAATTAATTCAGAGGAGCAG GAAGCAATATTTCGAGTTGTGGCTGCTATTCTTCATCTAGGTAATATTGAATttggaaaaggaaaagaagCAGACTCATCAGCCCCAAAAGATGAGAAGTCCAACTACCATCTGAAGACTGCAGCTGAGCTTTTCAT GTGCGATGAGCAGGCACTGGAAGATTCTCTTTGTAAACGTGTTATTGTGACACGTGATGAAAGCATCACGAAATGGCTGGATCCAGAATCTGCGGCACTCAGCAGAGATGCATTAGCAAAAACTGTCTATTCAAGATTGTTTGATTG GATTGTGGACAAGATCAATAATTCAATTGGACAAGATCctgattcaaaatatttaattggaGTGCTAGATATATATGGATTTGAGAGTTTCAAGACAAACAG TTTTGAGCAATTTTGCATCAATTTGACGAATGAGAAACTTCAGCAACATTTTAATCAG CACGTATTCAAAATGGAACAAGATGAATATAACAAAGAAGAAATTGATTGGAGCTACATTGAATTCGTAGATAATAAAGATATTTTGGAGCTTATCGAAAAG AAACCTGGTGGTATCATTGCTCTCCTGGATGAGGCTTG CATGTTTCCAAGATCAACTCATGAAACATTTGCTGAAAAGATGTATCAGACGTTTAAAGATCACAAGCACTTTAGTAAGCCAAAATTATCTCGCACGGACTTCACAATTTGCCACTACGCTGGTGAC GTCACTTATCAGACCGAACAGTTCCTGGAGAAGAACAAAGATTACGTTGTTGCCGAGCATCAGGCTCTGCTAAATGCTTCGAAGTGCACCTTTGTTTCATGTCTCTTTCCTCTTCTTGCAGAAGATGCTAACAAAAAGTCAAAGTTCTCATCGATTGGAACACGATTTAAG CAACAATTGATGACATTGCTTGAAACGCTGAGCACTACCGAGCCTCACTATATTCGTTGCGTGAAACCTAATAATCTTCTAAAGCCTTTGATCTTTGAGAACCAAAATGTTTTGCAACAGCTCCGATGTGGG GGTGTTATGGAGGCAATCAGGATTAGCTGTGCTGGATTTCCTACTCGGAAACATTTTGAAGAATTTCTTGAGAGATTTAGTGTCCTTGCTCCTGAAGTTTCGGATAACAG TTCTGATGATGTAGCTGGCTGCAAGAAACTTCTTGAAAAAGTTGGCCTCGAAGGATACCAG ATTGGTAAGACGAAGGTTTTCCTTAGGGCTGGACAGATGGCTGACTTAGATGCTCGGAGGAATGAAGTCTTAGGCAGAGCAGCGACCAGCATCCAGAGGAAATTCCGCTCCTACTTGTTCCGCAAGAATTTAATGATGCTCCGCAAGGCTGCAGTAAATATGCAGGCTGTGTGCAGAG GTCAACTTTCTCGACATATCTATGATAGATTGCGCAGAGAAGCTGCTGTTTTGGAGATTCAGAGAGAGATTCGGATGCACCTTTCCAGGAAGTCTTACAAGGAATTATATTTTGCTGCTGTTTCCATCCAATCAGGTATACGTGGCATGGTTTCTCGTGACGAGCTACGGTTCCAAAGGCAGAACAAGGCGGCAATTATTATTCAG AGCCATTGCCGCAAATTCCTGGCCCAGTTGCACTACCGGAGGCTAAAGAAAGCAGCAGTGACAACACAAAGTGCATGGAGAGCAAGATTAGCCCGTAAAGAATTGCGGAGGCTTAAGACG GCTGCAAAGGAAACGGGAGCTCTTCAAGCTGCCAAGAATAAGCTTGAGAAACAAGTGGAAGAGCTCACCTGGAGACTGCAGCTAGAGAAACGCATGAGG ACGGACATGGAAGAAAGTAAAACACAAGAAAATGCAAAACTGCGATCATCATTGGATGAAATGAAACTTCAATTCAAGGAAACCAAAGCCTTGCTCATACAGGAAATGGAAGCTGCTAAAAAGACGGCAGAAATTGTTCCTGTGTTGCAGGAGGTTCCTGTAGTTGACACAGAGCTGGTGGAGAAGCTAACTAGTGAAAACGAAAGGCTTAAG AAACAGGTAAGTTCATTAGACCAGAAGATTATCGAAACCGAGGAAAAATTCGAGAAGACCAGGAAACTAAGTGAGGAGAGGCTCAAGCAGGCTGTAGAGGCTGAAACTACAATTGTCAATTTGAAAAAAGCTGTGCACGA ACTTcaagaaaaaatattgaatGTGGAATCTGAAAACCAAATATTGAGGCAAAAATCCCTCTTACACACATCAGGACAACTCCCTCCGACTCCAGCTAAG AATTCACAAAATGGTCACTTTTCTAGCAAAGAAAGTCTGATCAAT GGGGCTGAGATTGAAACACTAGCAAGAACCCAAGAATCTGATGCAAAGGCTCGGAGTTTGCAAAAGGAACGTCAACAT GAGAATGTTGGTGCTCTTATCAACTGCGTTACAAAGAACATTGGATTCAACCAGGGGAAGCCTGTAGCGGCGTTTACTATATACAAGTGCCTCCTTCATTGGAAATCCTTTGAAGCTGAAAGAACCAACGTGTTTGATCGTCTTGTTCAAATGATTGGTTCTGCTATCAAG GATGATGATGACAACGAGCATTTGGCATATTGGTTGTCCAATACTTCAACCTTGTTGTTCATGATCCAACAAAGTCTGAAACCCGGTGCCACTCAACAGCGAAAACCACCTGTTTCGACTTCCTTGTTTGGAAGAATGGCCATG GGTTTCCGTTCAGCGCCTTCCTCTGCCGAGACTtctgcagcagcagcagctgcaGCGGCTGCAGTGATTCGCCCGGTTGAGGCCAAGGATCCAGCTTTGCTTTTCAAACAGCAGCTTACAGCTTACGTAGAAAAGATATTTGGAATGATTCGGGATAACCTGAAAAACGAGTTGCAAGCTTTGCTTTCCCTTTGCATCCAG GCACCACGAACCTCAACGGGACGTTCGCTACGTTCTGCAAAGTCATTGGGAAAGGATTCTCCTTTAGAGCATTGGAAGGGAATTATTGACGGCTTATACGCACTTCTAAACACACTGAAGGAGAACTTT GTTCCTCCGGTTCTTATCCAAAAGATATTTACTCAGACATTCTCCTTCATCAATGTCCAATTATTTAACAG CCTCCTGTTGCGACGAGAATGTTGTACATTTAGCAACGGAGAGTACGTAAAATCTGGTTTGACATTGTTAGAGGAATGGTGTgctgaaacaaaagaagaa TATGCTGGCTCATCCTGGGATGAACTTAAACATATCAGGCAAGCTGTTGGATTTTTG GTAATCCATAAGAAGTTCAGAATCTCGTACGATGACATCGCACTTGATTTATGCCCC ATCCTTAGTGTCCAGCAACTTTACAGAATATGTACGCTGTATTGGGATGACAGCTACAACACAAGAAGTGTATCCCAAGAT GTGATTTCAAGCATGAGAGTGCTTATGATAGAGGATTCCAACGACGCTGACAGCAGCGCCTTCTTGTTAGACGAAGATTCTAG CATTCCATTCACGACAGAGGATCTATCGAGTTCAATGCAAGATAAGGATTTTGCAGAAatgaaaccagctgaagagcTTGAAGAAAACCCAGCTTTCAGTTTCTTGCTATAA
- the LOC108842196 gene encoding uncharacterized protein LOC108842196 isoform X1, whose amino-acid sequence MMCFTHLTPLPLFSGVSLPSSSRRRFTRSLSPFLFRTRMSSSSIESTTPPPPPDNGIVLGCGGTTVDFLATVDSYPNPDDKIRSTSLKVQGGGNAGNALTCAARLGLTCRLISKVANDSQGKGILEELQSDGVDTSFLVVSKEGNTPFTYVIVDKQTQTRTCIHTPGYPPMVPTDLPHSTMLSALDRASIAYFDVRLHETALVIANEASQKKIPILVDAEKKRDGLDDLLQLADYVVCTAKFPQAWTEASSIPCALGSMMLRLPKLKFVIVTLGEEGCLMIQRDSTETSESKEIDIESLVESLKQRSDSTATLPTCVSSETAKLKANGIGTLSGRLFLGTAEKIPPEELVDTTGAGDAFIGAVLYALCAGMPPEKMLPFATQVAACNCRALGARTGLPHRTDPRLKPFLV is encoded by the exons atgatgtGTTTCACTCATCTCACacctcttcctctcttctccGGCGTCTCTCTTCCGTCCTCCTCCCGTCGTCGGTTCACGAGGTCGCTTTCTCCGTTTCT TTTCAGGACTAGAATGTCTTCTTCCTCCATCGAATCTactactcctcctcctccgccggaTAACGGCATTGTC CTTGGTTGTGGGGGAACCACTGTGGATTTCCTGGCGACGGTGGATTCTTATCCTAATCCCGATGACAAGATCCGAAGCACTAGCCTCAAG GTACAAGGAGGGGGCAATGCTGGAAACGCGTTGACTTGCGCAGCTCGTCTGGGTTTGACTTGTAGGCTGATTAGTAAG GTAGCTAATGACTCTCAAGGAAAAGGTATATTGGAAGAGCTTCAATCCGATGGTGTTGATACTTCCTTTCTTGTG GTCTCTAAAGAGGGCAATACTCCGTTTACCTACGTCATTGTTGATAAACAAAC gCAAACGCGTACTTGTATTCATACGCCTGGATATCCACCCATGGTGCCAACTGATCTTCCTCACTCGACCATGTTATCTGCTCTAGACAGAGCAAGCATTGCATATTTTGATGTAAGATTACACGAAACCGCATTGGTGATTGCAAACGAG GCAAGTCAGAAGAAGATACCTATATTAGTTGATgcagagaagaaaagagatggaTTAGATGATCTCTTGCAACTCGCCGATTACGTTGTCTGCACAGCAAAATTCCCTCAG GCATGGACAGAAGCGTCTTCCATTCCATGTGCGCTTGGGTCCATGATGTTGAGATTGCCGAAACTGAAGTTTGTGATCGTAACCTTAGGTGAAGAAGGATGCTTAATGATCCAGAGAGATTCAACAG AAACATCAGAATCCAAAGAGATAGACATTGAGAGTTTGGTGGAGTCTCTGAAGCAAAGATCAGACTCGACCGCAACACTTCCAACATGCGTTTCATCG GAGACAGCTAAGCTAAAGGCCAACGGGATAGGAACACTGAGCGGAAGACTGTTTCTCGGAACAGCAGAGAAAATTCCTCCAGAAGAGCTTGTTGACACCACCGGTGCAGGCGACGCATTCATAGGAGCAGTTCTTTATG CCTTATGCGCCGGCATGCCCCCAGAGAAGATGCTACCGTTCGCTACTCAAGTG GCTGCTTGCAACTGCCGAGCTTTGGGAGCTCGCACTGGTCTTCCTCACCGTACTGATCCCCGACTTAAACCCTTTCTGGTTTGA
- the LOC108842196 gene encoding uncharacterized protein LOC108842196 isoform X2, translating to MMCFTHLTPLPLFSGVSLPSSSRRRFTSFRTRMSSSSIESTTPPPPPDNGIVLGCGGTTVDFLATVDSYPNPDDKIRSTSLKVQGGGNAGNALTCAARLGLTCRLISKVANDSQGKGILEELQSDGVDTSFLVVSKEGNTPFTYVIVDKQTQTRTCIHTPGYPPMVPTDLPHSTMLSALDRASIAYFDVRLHETALVIANEASQKKIPILVDAEKKRDGLDDLLQLADYVVCTAKFPQAWTEASSIPCALGSMMLRLPKLKFVIVTLGEEGCLMIQRDSTETSESKEIDIESLVESLKQRSDSTATLPTCVSSETAKLKANGIGTLSGRLFLGTAEKIPPEELVDTTGAGDAFIGAVLYALCAGMPPEKMLPFATQVAACNCRALGARTGLPHRTDPRLKPFLV from the exons atgatgtGTTTCACTCATCTCACacctcttcctctcttctccGGCGTCTCTCTTCCGTCCTCCTCCCGTCGTCGGTTCACGAG TTTCAGGACTAGAATGTCTTCTTCCTCCATCGAATCTactactcctcctcctccgccggaTAACGGCATTGTC CTTGGTTGTGGGGGAACCACTGTGGATTTCCTGGCGACGGTGGATTCTTATCCTAATCCCGATGACAAGATCCGAAGCACTAGCCTCAAG GTACAAGGAGGGGGCAATGCTGGAAACGCGTTGACTTGCGCAGCTCGTCTGGGTTTGACTTGTAGGCTGATTAGTAAG GTAGCTAATGACTCTCAAGGAAAAGGTATATTGGAAGAGCTTCAATCCGATGGTGTTGATACTTCCTTTCTTGTG GTCTCTAAAGAGGGCAATACTCCGTTTACCTACGTCATTGTTGATAAACAAAC gCAAACGCGTACTTGTATTCATACGCCTGGATATCCACCCATGGTGCCAACTGATCTTCCTCACTCGACCATGTTATCTGCTCTAGACAGAGCAAGCATTGCATATTTTGATGTAAGATTACACGAAACCGCATTGGTGATTGCAAACGAG GCAAGTCAGAAGAAGATACCTATATTAGTTGATgcagagaagaaaagagatggaTTAGATGATCTCTTGCAACTCGCCGATTACGTTGTCTGCACAGCAAAATTCCCTCAG GCATGGACAGAAGCGTCTTCCATTCCATGTGCGCTTGGGTCCATGATGTTGAGATTGCCGAAACTGAAGTTTGTGATCGTAACCTTAGGTGAAGAAGGATGCTTAATGATCCAGAGAGATTCAACAG AAACATCAGAATCCAAAGAGATAGACATTGAGAGTTTGGTGGAGTCTCTGAAGCAAAGATCAGACTCGACCGCAACACTTCCAACATGCGTTTCATCG GAGACAGCTAAGCTAAAGGCCAACGGGATAGGAACACTGAGCGGAAGACTGTTTCTCGGAACAGCAGAGAAAATTCCTCCAGAAGAGCTTGTTGACACCACCGGTGCAGGCGACGCATTCATAGGAGCAGTTCTTTATG CCTTATGCGCCGGCATGCCCCCAGAGAAGATGCTACCGTTCGCTACTCAAGTG GCTGCTTGCAACTGCCGAGCTTTGGGAGCTCGCACTGGTCTTCCTCACCGTACTGATCCCCGACTTAAACCCTTTCTGGTTTGA
- the LOC108840668 gene encoding LOW QUALITY PROTEIN: uncharacterized protein LOC108840668 (The sequence of the model RefSeq protein was modified relative to this genomic sequence to represent the inferred CDS: deleted 1 base in 1 codon), protein MADQNPRIIVEKNPSQDRLDELKIKSWPKWGCSPGKYHLKYEAEEICYIVKGKVKVYPKSSSSSTAASSSSLDTGVEWCVEFGAGDIVTFPKELSCTWDVSLSVDKHYIFRPN, encoded by the exons ATGGCTGATCAAAATCCAAGAATCATCGTCGAGAAAAATCCATCTCAAGATCGTCTTGATGAACTGAAGATCAAGTCATGGCCCAA GTGGGGATGTTCACCAGGGAAGTACCATTTGAAATACGAAGCAGAAGAGATATGTTACATTGTGAAGGGT AAAGTTAAGGTTTACCctaaatcatcatcatcatcaacagcAGCATCATCGTCATCATTGGATACAGGAGTAGAGTGGTGTGTAGAGTTTGGAGCAGGTGATATTGTCACTTTTCCCAAGGAACTTTCTTGTACTTGGGATGTATCTCTTTCCGTTGACAAACATTACATATTCCGCCCCAATTAG
- the LOC108840358 gene encoding ammonium transporter 1 member 4 gives MSSSLSCSASDLIPLLSGGGANSTAAATAAAEFICGRFETISGKFTDASYAIDNTYLLFSAYLVFAMQLGFAMLCAGSVRAKNTMNIMLTNVIDAAAGGLFYYLFGFAFAYGSPSNGFIGKHFFAMSGFPKASFDYPYFLYQWTFAIAAAGITSGSIAERTQFVAYLIYSSFLTGLVYPIVSHWFWSSDGWASPARAENLLFGSGVIDFAGSGVVHMVGGIAGLWGALIEGPRIGRFENRGKPVTLRGHSATLVVLGTFLLWFGWYGFNPGSFAIINKSYGSSPGSSFYGQWSAVGRTAVTTTLAGCTAALTTLFGKRLIDGYWNVTDVCNGLLGGFAAITGGCSVVEPWAAVLCGFVAAWVLMGFNKLADKLRYDDPLEAAQLHGGCGAWGIIFTGLFADKTYVSEIFGGDPNRPYGLLMGGGWRLLAAHVVQIVVITGWVSVTMGTLFFVLHKLELLRIPSEDEIAGMDPTSHGGLAYMYTEEEIKNGIMVREMGRENEHV, from the coding sequence atgtcttcttctctctcttgctCCGCCTCTGATCTCATCCCCTTGCTATCAGGCGGAGGAGCCAACTCCACCGCCGCAGCCACCGCCGCAGCGGAGTTCATCTGCGGGAGATTCGAAACGATCTCCGGCAAATTCACCGACGCGTCTTACGCGATAGACAACACGTACCTCCTCTTCTCGGCCTACCTCGTCTTCGCGATGCAGCTCGGCTTCGCCATGCTCTGCGCCGGCTCCGTCAGGGCCAAGAACACGATGAACATAATGCTCACGAACGTCATCGACGCCGCCGCCGGAGGTCTCTTCTACTACCTCTTCGGCTTCGCCTTCGCCTACGGCTCCCCGTCCAACGGCTTCATCGGGAAACACTTCTTCGCCATGAGCGGCTTCCCGAAGGCTTCGTTCGACTATCCTTACTTTCTTTATCAGTGGACGTTCGCCATCGCCGCCGCGGGGATCACCAGCGGGTCCATCGCCGAGAGGACGCAGTTCGTTGCGTATTTGATTTATTCGTCTTTCTTAACCGGGTTGGTTTACCCGATTGTGTCTCATTGGTTCTGGTCTTCTGATGGTTGGGCGTCTCCCGCGAGAGCGGAGAACCTTCTGTTTGGATCAGGGGTGATTGATTTCGCTGGATCCGGCGTCGTTCATATGGTTGGAGGGATAGCCGGTTTATGGGGAGCGTTGATCGAAGGACCGAGGATCGGCCGGTTTGAGAATAGAGGTAAACCGGTTACGTTGCGTGGTCACAGCGCGACGTTGGTTGTGCTCGGTACATTTTTACTATGGTTCGGTTGGTACGGGTTTAACCCCGGTTCGTTTGCGATCATTAACAAATCTTACGGTTCGTCTCCCGGGAGCTCGTTCTACGGACAGTGGAGCGCTGTCGGGAGGACAGCTGTTACGACTACGCTAGCTGGGTGCACGGCGGCGTTGACGACTCTGTTCGGGAAAAGACTTATAGACGGGTATTGGAACGTGACTGACGTGTGTAACGGTTTGCTAGGCGGGTTCGCGGCGATAACCGGTGGTTGCTCGGTTGTTGAACCGTGGGCGGCGGTTCTCTGCGGGTTTGTTGCTGCGTGGGTGCTGATGGGATTCAACAAGCTAGCAGATAAGTTGAGGTACGACGATCCGTTGGAAGCGGCTCAGCTTCACGGTGGTTGTGGCGCGTGGGGGATTATATTCACCGGTTTGTTTGCGGATAAAACGTATGTTTCCGAGATCTTTGGAGGTGATCCTAACAGACCGTACGGGCTGCTGATGGGAGGGGGATGGAGGTTGCTTGCAGCGCACGTTGTGCAGATTGTGGTGATTACGGGTTGGGTTAGTGTGACGATGGGGACTTTGTTTTTTGTGCTGCATAAGCTGGAACTGTTGAGGATACCGTCGGAGGATGAGATCGCCGGGATGGATCCGACGAGTCATGGTGGCCTGGCTTATATGTATACTGAAGAAGAGATCAAGAATGGGATTATGGTTAGGGAGATGGGTCGCGAAAATGAGCATGTATAA